The nucleotide sequence GGCACAAAACGCACATACGGAATCACGAGATTGAACTCATCCTTCCCGCGCAGCGCGATCACCGTGCACATGTAGGTCACGATCAGAAACAACGCCAACCGACTCAGATAAATGATCTGTTCGTCTCCCTCGATGAACAGGGGCGACGTCCCGATCAGGTAGGAGATGACCGACCCCACCGCCAATCCAAACGACAATGCGGATAAGCCGCGCAGGGAAAACCCCTTGAGCATCACATCGACCAATACGACCAGCACACCGATCGACATGCCAATGAAAGTCGCCACCACCCGAAAATCATCCCACTCCCGGATGGTGTAGCACACCAGCCAGCCCGTCCCGGCACATAGCGCGATAAACATCACTCGGATGGGTAGAAGCGTCTTGTTCATGATGGCGGAGAGATCGGGCTGGGCAAATGATCGCACGCGAGATTCTGCGGAAGTTTTGACCTTCGCGAGCGGCCGTTACCTAGTGGGGCGAAGCTCATTGTGCCCACCAAACCATGACAACCCAATACTGGCTCGTTAAACAAGAACCCGAGAAATACTCTTGGGAGGACTTCGTGAAGGATCGTCGCACCGACTGGGACGGCGTTCGCAACTATCAGGCGCGTAACAACCTGAAATCCATGGCCGCGGGAGACCGCGTGCTGTTTTACGCCAGTGTCACCGGCAAAGTGGTGCGCGGCGTCGCCACCGTGTCCAAAACCGCCTACCCGGACCCGACCACGGATGATGACCGCTGGGTTGCCGTCCAACTAAAGCCCCAAGTCGAGCTGCCCCATCCGGTGTCGCTTGAGCAGATCAAAGGGACGCCGGCCCTCGCCGAGATCGCTTTGCTCAAACAAAGCCGACTTTCGGTGATGCCACTGCGCAAGCCCGAGTTCGACCGCATCCTCAAAATGGGCGGCCTCGCCCCAGGCAGCTGATCCCCTCGCCTTCCCCGGTCCCGGCGTTTTAAGCGCCCGGCTCCACCACCACCCGAAATCCAATGTGTCGCGCCCGCTCGGACCGGGGCACCTCCCGCGGGCGCTCAGGGCCCGGCGTGGCCGGATCATCCAGATAACTTCCCCCGGCGACGGGAGCGGTTTCCGCTCCCTGTTCGCTGGCCGGAGCATGCAGCCACTCGGCCAGGTTTCCGAGCAGATCGAAAAAGCCCGCCGCATTGGCCTCCCCCGCCGCCATGGCTTGGCTGACGTCCCCCCCGGCCGCCGCCTTCGTCGTTTCCGAGGTGACCTCCCCCAACGCGTCGGCGCCCACCGCGACGCGAAATTCATCCTTGGTCGGCAATCGGACCGGCAGCCCCAGAATCCACCCCAATCGCTCACAACATTCCACGGCATCGAACCAACTCACCGAGTCCACCGGAAACGCCCGTCCGGCATGCCGACTGGGGTTCACTTTCATGATTTGCAAATACAGCGATTGGGGGAACTCCGTCCGCAGCATTCGTAGCTCCGCCGCTCCCGGCAACGGCCGCAACCGCTCGAACACCACGTCCTGGATCTCCCGCAGTCGCTCGCGCTGCGTATCCAAATAACTCAACCGCAGTCGCAACGCCGGGTCGAGCTGGTCGCTTTTGGACAATTGCTCAAACAACACCGTCACGCGCCGGGCCGCATCCGCGATGCGTTCCCCCGCCTTTTCCGTTTCCCGACGCCGCAACAAAAAGGCAATGGCCTCACTGTCTGCCCGCAAGGTTTCCAACAACGGCATACTTTCCGCCGTTTGTCGTTTCACCTCCAACTGCTCGACGCGCGGCGAGGAGAGAAACCGACTGCGCGAGAACTCCCGATTGATCCGCACCTGCAATTGCCGCGCGTCTTCAAAGGCCGCCGCCGCCTGCGAAAATGCGGCCGCCGCCATGGCGGCATCACCGGCCGCCTCCGCTTCATCCACACTCGCCGCCGAGCCCGCCGCGTCGAGCGACTGGATTTCGCGCTCGATTTGATCGATCACGGCCAAATCGGCAAAACGCGTGCGGCCATACTCCCCGTTGAGGCGCACCTGCAACTCCCGCGCCGTCGCATACGCCGCCAAAGCATCCGCCCAGTTTTCCGCCGCCGCCGCCTCTCTCGCTTTGCGCAGCGCAATGCTCACTTCCTCGGCCAGCGGCGTCGCCTCCTGCTCCTGCAAGAGTCGCTCCATGCGCGCTTCGCGCACAAAGTCTTTCACCGCCGTCGGTGCCGCCGAGCGGTTCACCGCCTGCTGCAACTCCAGCGCCGCTCCCCAGGCCACCGTCGCCTCCCGGGCCCGTCCCGCATCGTGATGCGCCTGGGCCTCGACTTCCCATTCCGCGATGCGTTCGTTGCTGCGAAGACCGCGCGCCCCGGCCAGTTTTTGCTCCAATTCCTGGAGGCGCCGCTGCTCCGCTTGCCCCGCGCCCCCGCCTTGGGCGACCAACTTTTCCTGCTCCGCCACCGCCGCCACCAGTAAGGCGATATCGGCGTCTTCGCCCCCGGCCTCAAAAGTGTTCACCAATTTTTCCACCTCATCACGCACCGATGCATTCCGGGAAGCGGTCGCGACCGAGGTTGGGGATGCGGTCGCTGCCTCGGACTCGATTTTACGGGGACCGAGGTGAGCCAACCACCACCAAAATCCCGCCATCAACGCCATCCCCATCGCGATCAGGATCACCGGACCGGCCTTGCGAGCGTGGCGGCGGCGGGAGCGTCGGCGGCGTTGGTGAGACATGACGGTCAGCAACCAAGGGGGCGTTGAGCCAAAAATCAACGCGCCATCACCGCGACGTCCCCACAGCCGATGCTCGACAACCCCCGGCCCATGCCGTTTCACCAAACCCGTGGTGGACACCCTGACCATTCTCGCCCCGGGCTTGCTCGGCGGATCAGTCGCGCAGGCCGCTCGCGCTCGCGGCGCGGCGCGGCGCATCGTCATCTGGGCCCGCCGCCCCGAGGTCCGTCTCGCTCTGACCGAACAACCGTGGTGCGACGACATCGCCGACACGCCGGAAACCGCCGTGGCCGAGGCTTCCTTGGTCGTGATCGCCGCCCCCGTCACGCGGATCAATGAGCTCGTTGATCGGATCGCGCCCCACCTTCCCGCCACCGCCATCGTCACCGATGTGGGCAGCGTGAAGGCCGAGATTTGCCGCCACGCCTGCAGCCAGTTGGCCGCGCACAACCCGGCCGCCACGTTTATCGGCTCCCACCCCATGGCCGGCAGCGCCCTCACCGGCTGGGCCCACGGCGACCCGGAACTCTTTGCCGGACGCACTTGCTTCGTGACGCCCCACAATTCGCCCCCCGAGGACCGACTCACCACCGTGGTGCGATTTTGGCGCGATCTCGGCAGCGACGTGGTCACCATCGATCCCGATCAACACGACGAGATTGTCGCTCACATCAGTCACTTGCCCCAAGTCGTCGCCACCGCGCTCGGTGAAACGCTCGCCGGTCAACCGACCCATTGGAGCCAACTCGCGGGCAACGGCCTGCGCGATACCACCCGGATCGCCGCCAGCGACGCCACCATGTGGGTGGATATCCTCGAGCAGAACCGGGACGAAGTCTTGCGCGCCCTCGATCGCTTCGAAACCGACCTTCATCACTTTCGCGCCGCCCTCGCCAATCGCGATTGGCCCGCCATCCGCGCCCACCTCGAACGCGGCAAAGCCTGGCGCGATACCCTGCATCCTTGATGCAGAATCTTTCTCGTTCTCTTTCTCGTCCTCGTTCTTTTTCTTCAGGCGCTTGAGTCCCTTACCCGAAGTTCTACCCATCGTTCCCTTCCCGGCACCGGCCCGTGGTGAAGTCGTGCTGCCGGGGTCGAAAAGCCTGACCAACCGCGCTTTGTTGCTCGCCGCGCTCGGTCGCGAACCCGTCACGCTCAGCGGCGCCCTGTTCAGCGAAGACACCCATTTGATGGCCACCGCCCTGCGCGCCCTCGGATGCACCGTCGAGGCCGACGAGGCGGCGCTGACCTTGCGCGTGGCCGACCAAGCCAAGCTGTTCACGGCGACCGCGCCCGTTGATGTGTTCGTCGGACTGGCGGGCACCGCCGCCCGGTTTTTGACTGCCCTGTGCGCCGCCGCCCCCCGGGGCGTCTATCGTATCGATGGTGTTGAACAGATGCGCAAACGCCCGATGTCCGGGTTGATCGATGCGCTGCGTCAGCTCGGCGCCGAGATCATTTGCCCGGGCGAAGAGGGGTTTTTCCCACTCGAAATTCACGCGCGGGGTCTTCGCGGGGGGGCGATCGAACTCGATGCCTCCGCCAGCAGCCAACTCCTCTCCGCGTTGCTCATGGTGGCTCCCACTGCGACCGCCCCGATCGATATTCAGCTCGTGGGGCAGGTGCGGTGGACGTTCGTCGAAATGACGCGCCGACTCATGGCCGAGTTTGGGGTTCACGTTCCCGCCGCGTCGGACGGTCGTTTCCACCTCGCACCGACGGCCTACGCTCCACCCACCGACCACGTGATCGAGCCCGACGCCACGGCGGCATCTTACTGGCAAACGCTTCCGCTCGTCGTCGGCGGCGAGCTCACCCTCCCCGGGCTGCGCGCCCCGGGCACGGGTCTGCAGGGCGACGCGGCCTACGCTGAAGTATTGGCGCGGGTGCAGGCACGGGCAACGGGAACGTTACTCGACGAAGACTTTCGCGAGATCTCCGATACTTTTCTTAGCCTGGCGGCCATCTCACCGCTACTTGACGGCCCGACCCGCATCACGGGGCTCACGCACACGCGGCATCAGGAGACCGACCGTGTCGCCGGCATGGCAACCGAGTTGCGCCGGCTCGGGCAGGACGTGATCGAGGAGGAGGACAGCCTGACCATCACGCCGCGACCGCTCGTTCCCGACCAAACCATCGAAACCTACGGGGATCATCGTTTTGCCATGAGTTTCGGCATCCTGGGGTGCCACGACCTGCGCGGAGACGGTTCGCCCTGGCTCTCGATCCACCACCCGGCGGTTTGCGCCAAAACCTTTCCCCACTTTTTTAGTTTGCTGGACCACGTCCGCCAAAAATCCTCTGACCGGTGACTGAAGCTTCGTTCATTATTGTCGCCATTGACGGCGGCGCCGCCTCCGGCAAGTCCTCCACCTCTCGCGCCCTGAGCGCCCGGTTCAATCTACTGCACGTCGATACCGGGTCGTTCTACCGGACGATGACGGCCGAATTATTGCGGGTCGGCGTCAGCGCCGATGACGCGGATGGCATCGGCCAGGCGGCCGCGGCCCTGCCCCTCGACACGGCCATCGAAGGCCGGCGCGCCTCGATGTGCATCAATGGACGCATCGTGCCCGATGCCGAAATCCGCACGTCCGAGGTCAATGCCAACGTCTCGATCTTCGCCGCCGTGCCCGAGCTGCGGCGCGCCCTGCTCGACTACCAACGCAATCTGGCCGCCGTCGCCCGGGAGCACGGTTTTCCCGGCCTCGTCATGGAAGGACGCGACATCGGCTCGGTCATTTTCCCCGACGCTGATTTCCGCTTTTTCCTGCACGCCGACCCCGCCGAACGCGCCCGCCGTCGCGCCGCGGAAGGTCAGACCGATTCCATCGCCGAACGCGACCGCCTCGACACCTCCCGGAAGACGGCTCCGCTCGCTTGTCCCGAGGGCGCCACCGACATCGACAGCACGTTTATGACGCTTGAAGAAGTCGTCGAGCGGATCTCCGGCGACCTCGCCACCCGACTTTCTCCGGTATCATGAGCCAAAGCTTCCCGCAGGTTCTCATGACGCCGGTGTATGGGGTCTCTCATTACATCTTTGCGACCGCCCACGGCATGTTCTTTCGCGGCGAGGTCGCCGGGATTGAGAACATCCCGACCACGGGTGGCTTTTTGATCGCGGCCAACCACGCCAGCCACCTCGACCCGCCCGCCATTGGTAGCCAGGTGCCGCGGCAGATCGCGTTCTTCGCCCGCAA is from Synoicihabitans lomoniglobus and encodes:
- a CDS encoding EVE domain-containing protein, encoding MTTQYWLVKQEPEKYSWEDFVKDRRTDWDGVRNYQARNNLKSMAAGDRVLFYASVTGKVVRGVATVSKTAYPDPTTDDDRWVAVQLKPQVELPHPVSLEQIKGTPALAEIALLKQSRLSVMPLRKPEFDRILKMGGLAPGS
- a CDS encoding formylglycine-generating enzyme family protein, translating into MSHQRRRRSRRRHARKAGPVILIAMGMALMAGFWWWLAHLGPRKIESEAATASPTSVATASRNASVRDEVEKLVNTFEAGGEDADIALLVAAVAEQEKLVAQGGGAGQAEQRRLQELEQKLAGARGLRSNERIAEWEVEAQAHHDAGRAREATVAWGAALELQQAVNRSAAPTAVKDFVREARMERLLQEQEATPLAEEVSIALRKAREAAAAENWADALAAYATARELQVRLNGEYGRTRFADLAVIDQIEREIQSLDAAGSAASVDEAEAAGDAAMAAAAFSQAAAAFEDARQLQVRINREFSRSRFLSSPRVEQLEVKRQTAESMPLLETLRADSEAIAFLLRRRETEKAGERIADAARRVTVLFEQLSKSDQLDPALRLRLSYLDTQRERLREIQDVVFERLRPLPGAAELRMLRTEFPQSLYLQIMKVNPSRHAGRAFPVDSVSWFDAVECCERLGWILGLPVRLPTKDEFRVAVGADALGEVTSETTKAAAGGDVSQAMAAGEANAAGFFDLLGNLAEWLHAPASEQGAETAPVAGGSYLDDPATPGPERPREVPRSERARHIGFRVVVEPGA
- a CDS encoding prephenate dehydrogenase, whose product is MVDTLTILAPGLLGGSVAQAARARGAARRIVIWARRPEVRLALTEQPWCDDIADTPETAVAEASLVVIAAPVTRINELVDRIAPHLPATAIVTDVGSVKAEICRHACSQLAAHNPAATFIGSHPMAGSALTGWAHGDPELFAGRTCFVTPHNSPPEDRLTTVVRFWRDLGSDVVTIDPDQHDEIVAHISHLPQVVATALGETLAGQPTHWSQLAGNGLRDTTRIAASDATMWVDILEQNRDEVLRALDRFETDLHHFRAALANRDWPAIRAHLERGKAWRDTLHP
- the aroA gene encoding 3-phosphoshikimate 1-carboxyvinyltransferase yields the protein MSPLPEVLPIVPFPAPARGEVVLPGSKSLTNRALLLAALGREPVTLSGALFSEDTHLMATALRALGCTVEADEAALTLRVADQAKLFTATAPVDVFVGLAGTAARFLTALCAAAPRGVYRIDGVEQMRKRPMSGLIDALRQLGAEIICPGEEGFFPLEIHARGLRGGAIELDASASSQLLSALLMVAPTATAPIDIQLVGQVRWTFVEMTRRLMAEFGVHVPAASDGRFHLAPTAYAPPTDHVIEPDATAASYWQTLPLVVGGELTLPGLRAPGTGLQGDAAYAEVLARVQARATGTLLDEDFREISDTFLSLAAISPLLDGPTRITGLTHTRHQETDRVAGMATELRRLGQDVIEEEDSLTITPRPLVPDQTIETYGDHRFAMSFGILGCHDLRGDGSPWLSIHHPAVCAKTFPHFFSLLDHVRQKSSDR
- a CDS encoding (d)CMP kinase, yielding MTEASFIIVAIDGGAASGKSSTSRALSARFNLLHVDTGSFYRTMTAELLRVGVSADDADGIGQAAAALPLDTAIEGRRASMCINGRIVPDAEIRTSEVNANVSIFAAVPELRRALLDYQRNLAAVAREHGFPGLVMEGRDIGSVIFPDADFRFFLHADPAERARRRAAEGQTDSIAERDRLDTSRKTAPLACPEGATDIDSTFMTLEEVVERISGDLATRLSPVS